The following coding sequences lie in one Halictus rubicundus isolate RS-2024b unplaced genomic scaffold, iyHalRubi1_principal scaffold0022, whole genome shotgun sequence genomic window:
- the LOC143363131 gene encoding uncharacterized protein LOC143363131 yields MTLTTYGKVKVIGAGSLFVYIYRSPEICSECATNSINLRTVRKIQVQVRKKRTKKVIQDKVKELVNKNIDLRQPRSLKERVNGNWKNWMNEKRLNLKVSGVDCINVETRTYGSTNK; encoded by the exons atgaccttgacaacatatgggAAGGTGAAGGTCATTGGAGCTGGGTCCCTCTTTGTCTATATTTACC GTTCTCCAGAAATATGTTCTGAATGTgctactaattcaataaatttaagaaCAGTTCGAAAAATACAAGTCCAAGTGAGGAAAAAACGTACGAAAAAAGTAATACAAGATAAAg TAAAAGAACTAGTCAACAAGAACATCGACCTTCGTCAGCCGC GATCGCTAAAAGAGAGAGTGAATGGAAATTGGAAGAACTGGATGAATGAGAAACGGTTGAATTTGAAAGTAAGTGGAGTGGACTGTATAAATGTTGAAACTAGAACGTATGGATCTACTAATAAATAA